The following are encoded in a window of Streptomyces sp. Go-475 genomic DNA:
- the acs gene encoding acetate--CoA ligase, translated as MSNESLANLLKEERRFAPPADLAANANVTAEAYEQAKADRLGFWAEQARRLTWAKEPTETLDWSNPPFAKWFKDGELNVAYNCVDRHVEAGHGDRVAIHFEGEPGDSRAITYAELKDEVSKAANALLELGVQAGDRVAVYMPMIPETAIAMLACARIGAAHSVVFGGFSSDALATRIQDADARVVITSDGGYRRGKPSALKPAVDEAVEKAGNVEHVLVVRRTGQEVAFTEGRDVWWHDLVGRQSAEHTPQAFNAEHPLFILYTSGTTGKPKGILHTSGGYLTQTSYTHHAVFDLKPETDVYWCTADVGWVTGHSYIVYGPLANGATQVMYEGTPDTPHQGRFWEIVQKYGVTILYTAPTAIRTFMKWGDDIPAKFDLSSLRVLGSVGEPINPEAWIWYRKNIGGDRTPIVDTWWQTETGAMMITPLPGVTATKPGSAQTPLPGISATVVDDEANEVPNGGGGYLVLTEPWPSMLRTIWGDDQRFIDTYWSRFEGKYFAGDGAKKDDDGDIWLLGRVDDVMLVSGHNISTTEVESALVSHPSVAEAAVVGAADETTGQAIVAFVILRGTASETETLVDELRAHVGSALGPIAKPKRILPVAELPKTRSGKIMRRLLRDVAENRQLGDVTTLTDSTVMDLIQAKLPAAPSED; from the coding sequence GTGAGCAACGAAAGCCTGGCCAACCTGCTCAAGGAAGAGCGCAGGTTCGCACCCCCCGCCGACCTGGCCGCGAACGCCAACGTCACCGCGGAGGCGTATGAACAGGCCAAGGCTGACAGGCTCGGCTTCTGGGCCGAGCAGGCCCGCCGGCTGACCTGGGCCAAGGAGCCCACCGAGACGCTCGACTGGTCGAACCCGCCGTTCGCCAAGTGGTTCAAGGACGGCGAACTCAACGTCGCCTACAACTGCGTCGACCGGCACGTGGAGGCCGGGCACGGCGACCGGGTCGCCATCCACTTCGAGGGCGAGCCCGGCGACAGCCGCGCGATCACCTACGCCGAACTCAAGGACGAGGTCTCCAAGGCGGCCAACGCCCTGCTGGAGCTGGGAGTTCAGGCCGGGGACCGGGTCGCGGTCTACATGCCGATGATCCCCGAGACGGCGATCGCGATGCTGGCCTGCGCCCGCATCGGCGCCGCCCACTCCGTCGTCTTCGGCGGCTTCTCCTCGGACGCGCTCGCCACCCGTATCCAGGACGCCGACGCGCGCGTGGTCATCACCTCCGACGGTGGCTACCGGCGCGGCAAGCCGTCCGCGCTCAAGCCGGCCGTGGACGAGGCGGTGGAGAAGGCGGGCAACGTCGAGCACGTCCTGGTCGTGCGCCGCACGGGCCAGGAGGTCGCCTTCACCGAGGGCCGCGACGTGTGGTGGCACGACCTGGTGGGCCGCCAGAGCGCGGAGCACACCCCGCAGGCGTTCAACGCCGAGCACCCGCTGTTCATCCTGTACACCTCGGGCACCACGGGTAAGCCGAAGGGCATCCTGCACACCTCCGGCGGCTACCTCACCCAGACGTCCTACACCCACCACGCCGTCTTCGACCTCAAGCCGGAGACGGACGTGTACTGGTGCACCGCCGACGTCGGCTGGGTCACCGGCCACTCGTACATCGTCTACGGGCCGCTGGCCAACGGCGCGACGCAGGTCATGTACGAGGGCACGCCCGACACCCCGCACCAGGGCCGCTTCTGGGAGATCGTGCAGAAGTACGGCGTGACGATCCTCTACACGGCGCCGACCGCGATCCGTACGTTCATGAAGTGGGGCGACGACATCCCCGCCAAGTTCGACCTGTCGAGCCTGCGCGTGCTGGGCTCGGTGGGCGAGCCGATCAACCCCGAGGCGTGGATCTGGTACCGCAAGAACATCGGCGGCGACCGCACCCCGATCGTCGACACCTGGTGGCAGACCGAGACCGGCGCGATGATGATCACCCCGCTGCCGGGCGTGACCGCGACCAAGCCCGGCTCCGCGCAGACGCCGCTGCCGGGCATCTCCGCAACGGTCGTCGACGACGAGGCCAACGAGGTGCCGAACGGCGGTGGCGGCTACCTGGTGCTGACCGAGCCGTGGCCGTCGATGCTGCGCACCATCTGGGGCGACGACCAGCGCTTCATCGACACGTACTGGTCGCGCTTCGAGGGCAAGTACTTCGCCGGTGACGGCGCGAAGAAGGACGACGACGGCGACATCTGGCTGCTCGGCCGGGTCGACGACGTCATGCTCGTCTCCGGGCACAACATCTCCACCACCGAGGTCGAGTCCGCGCTGGTCTCCCACCCGTCGGTCGCCGAGGCGGCCGTGGTCGGCGCGGCGGACGAGACGACCGGGCAGGCGATCGTCGCCTTCGTGATCCTGCGCGGCACGGCCTCCGAGACCGAGACCCTGGTCGACGAGTTGCGCGCCCACGTCGGCAGCGCGCTCGGCCCGATCGCCAAGCCGAAGCGGATCCTGCCGGTGGCCGAGCTGCCCAAGACCCGCTCCGGCAAGATCATGCGCCGGCTGCTGCGGGACGTCGCCGAGAACCGCCAGCTCGGTGACGTCACCACGCTGACGGACTCCACGGTCATGGACCTCATCCAGGCCAAGCTGCCCGCCGCGCCCAGCGAGGACTGA
- a CDS encoding SulP family inorganic anion transporter yields MSACVPTRAADPNRTERTHPPHSPPPTGPRRFRIAGADVSASIAVFLIALPLSLGIALATGAPLQAGLVAAAVGGLVAGRLGGSPLQVSGPAAGLTVVTADLIQRYGWRTTCAITVLAGLAQLGLGCLRVARGALAVSPAIVHGMLAGIGVTIAVAQLHIVLGGTPQSSVPDNLRALPAQLADLRPASVSVSALTLALLLLWPRLPGRAGRLLRKVPAALIAVAGATAAAALAGLRLPKVDLPSWSNHALAGLPEGPVLGLVAAVLTTTLVCSVQSLLGAVAVDKLVAGRPGLPAGVGRSDLDRELLGQGAANIVSGSLGGLPIAGVAVRTTANVNAGAVSRNSTMLHGVLVVIATLLMVPILELIPLASLAALVMSVGIQMVSLNHIRTVTRHREVWVYAVTTLGVVTLGVLQGVALGIAMAVAVALHRLTRTRITHEEREGVHHVHVRGQLTFLAVPRLSRALHLVPHGADTVVELDGSFMDHAAYETLQDWQKTHTAQGGTVEITGRHPGTRISEPTAVADCRCRPWTAWRNHQCERPQSAPPSEQDTDGSDRPEPDPAGADGTDGHELARGISAFQRNTAPLVRGELARLAREGQRPSQLFLTCADSRLVTSMITSSGPGDLFVVRNVGNLVPLPGEESGDDSVAAAIEYAVEVLRVRSITVCGHSGCGAMQALLNSEPGGAPTPLKRWLRHGLPSLERMTDDSRPSGSLAGRVPEDVVEQLCLTNVVQQLEHLRAHDAVARALAEGSLVLQGMYFHVGEAESYLLTETDGVGVFDRVRETDLTA; encoded by the coding sequence ATGTCAGCCTGTGTTCCCACCCGTGCCGCCGATCCGAACCGGACCGAGCGGACCCATCCACCCCACAGCCCGCCGCCGACGGGCCCCCGCCGCTTCCGTATCGCGGGTGCCGACGTGTCGGCTTCGATCGCGGTCTTCCTGATCGCCCTGCCCCTGTCCCTGGGCATCGCCCTCGCCACCGGCGCCCCCCTCCAGGCCGGCCTCGTCGCCGCCGCCGTGGGCGGGCTCGTCGCCGGACGGCTCGGCGGCTCCCCGCTCCAGGTGAGCGGACCGGCCGCCGGACTCACCGTCGTCACCGCCGACCTCATCCAGCGCTACGGCTGGCGGACGACCTGCGCCATCACCGTTCTCGCCGGTCTGGCCCAACTCGGCCTGGGCTGCCTGCGCGTGGCCCGTGGCGCCCTCGCCGTCAGTCCCGCCATCGTGCACGGCATGCTCGCCGGGATCGGCGTCACCATCGCCGTCGCCCAGCTGCACATCGTGCTCGGCGGCACACCGCAGAGCTCGGTCCCCGACAACCTGAGAGCCCTGCCGGCCCAGTTGGCGGACCTGCGCCCCGCGTCCGTGTCGGTGAGCGCGCTGACCCTGGCGCTGCTGCTGCTCTGGCCGAGACTGCCCGGCCGGGCGGGGCGCCTGCTGCGCAAGGTCCCGGCCGCGCTCATCGCCGTCGCCGGAGCCACCGCTGCCGCCGCCCTCGCCGGCCTGCGCCTGCCCAAGGTCGACCTGCCGTCCTGGAGCAACCACGCGCTGGCCGGACTGCCCGAGGGCCCCGTCCTCGGCCTGGTCGCCGCCGTGCTCACCACCACGCTGGTGTGCAGCGTGCAGTCGCTGCTCGGCGCGGTCGCGGTGGACAAGCTGGTGGCCGGCCGCCCGGGCCTGCCCGCGGGGGTCGGACGCTCCGACCTCGACCGCGAGCTGCTCGGACAGGGCGCCGCGAACATCGTCTCCGGCTCGCTCGGCGGCCTGCCCATCGCCGGTGTCGCGGTGCGCACCACGGCGAATGTGAACGCGGGAGCGGTGAGCCGGAACTCCACGATGCTGCACGGCGTTCTCGTAGTGATCGCCACGCTGCTGATGGTCCCGATCCTGGAGCTCATCCCGCTCGCCTCGCTCGCCGCCCTGGTGATGTCCGTCGGCATCCAGATGGTGTCCCTGAACCACATCCGCACGGTGACGCGCCACCGAGAGGTGTGGGTCTACGCCGTCACCACCCTGGGCGTGGTGACCCTGGGCGTCCTCCAAGGCGTCGCCCTGGGCATCGCCATGGCCGTCGCGGTCGCCCTGCACCGCCTCACCCGCACACGCATCACGCACGAAGAGAGGGAAGGAGTCCATCACGTACACGTCAGAGGACAGTTGACGTTCCTCGCGGTGCCGCGGCTCAGCCGGGCCCTGCATCTCGTGCCCCACGGTGCCGACACCGTCGTCGAGCTGGACGGGTCGTTCATGGACCACGCTGCGTACGAGACGCTGCAGGACTGGCAGAAGACGCACACCGCGCAGGGCGGCACGGTCGAGATCACCGGCCGGCACCCCGGCACGCGCATCTCCGAGCCCACGGCCGTCGCCGACTGCCGTTGCCGGCCCTGGACGGCCTGGCGCAACCACCAGTGCGAACGCCCACAGTCCGCACCGCCCTCCGAGCAGGACACGGACGGGTCGGACCGCCCCGAGCCGGACCCGGCAGGCGCCGACGGGACCGACGGGCACGAACTGGCGCGTGGCATCAGCGCCTTCCAGCGCAACACCGCGCCCCTGGTGCGCGGCGAGCTGGCCCGGCTGGCGCGGGAGGGGCAGCGGCCCTCGCAGCTCTTCCTGACCTGCGCCGACTCGCGACTGGTCACATCGATGATCACCTCCAGTGGTCCGGGCGACCTGTTCGTCGTGCGCAACGTGGGCAACCTCGTCCCGCTCCCGGGCGAGGAGAGCGGCGACGACTCGGTGGCGGCCGCGATCGAGTACGCCGTGGAGGTGCTGCGCGTGCGGTCCATCACGGTGTGCGGGCACTCGGGCTGCGGCGCCATGCAGGCACTGCTCAACTCCGAGCCCGGCGGCGCCCCTACTCCGCTGAAGCGGTGGCTGCGACACGGGCTGCCGAGCCTGGAGCGCATGACCGACGACAGCCGGCCGTCGGGCAGCCTGGCCGGCCGGGTGCCCGAGGACGTGGTCGAGCAGCTCTGCCTGACCAACGTGGTCCAGCAGTTGGAGCACCTGCGCGCCCACGACGCGGTGGCCCGGGCCCTGGCGGAGGGCTCCCTGGTGCTCCAGGGCATGTACTTCCACGTGGGCGAGGCCGAGTCGTACCTGCTCACCGAGACGGACGGCGTCGGCGTCTTCGACCGCGTACGGGAGACGGACCTGACGGCGTGA
- a CDS encoding oxidoreductase produces the protein MSTAGATADPLAALGALPGVADSVESVRKSVDRVYGHRIMRRRSNAITSEAALRGARGSAALSGADWALEEVRRRSDFSGDDEARTVGASLRLTAEAGQLLSIWRQSPLRVLARLHLVAAADQADQVGRPRQEGEVVDEPLVRLPLPSAAEAHGRLEGLAELIIAGGSAPALVTAAVVHGELLALRPFTSHNGLVARTAERIVLVGSGLDPKSVCPAEVGHAELGREAYLEALEGYVSGTPEGVGAWIAHCGRAVELGARESTAVCEALQRGAA, from the coding sequence ATGAGTACAGCAGGCGCGACCGCCGATCCGCTCGCGGCCCTGGGGGCACTGCCCGGAGTGGCCGATTCCGTGGAGTCCGTACGCAAGTCCGTGGACCGGGTCTACGGCCACCGGATCATGCGGCGGCGCAGCAACGCGATCACCTCTGAGGCGGCCCTGCGCGGCGCCCGCGGCTCGGCGGCCCTGTCCGGCGCGGACTGGGCCCTGGAGGAGGTGCGCCGCCGTTCGGACTTCAGCGGCGACGACGAGGCGCGCACCGTCGGCGCCTCGCTGCGGCTCACCGCCGAGGCGGGCCAGCTGCTGTCGATCTGGCGGCAGTCGCCCCTGCGGGTGCTGGCCCGGCTGCACCTGGTGGCGGCCGCGGACCAGGCCGACCAGGTCGGGCGGCCCCGGCAGGAGGGCGAGGTGGTCGACGAGCCGCTGGTCCGGCTGCCGCTGCCGAGCGCGGCCGAGGCGCACGGCCGGCTGGAGGGCCTGGCCGAGCTGATCATCGCGGGCGGCTCCGCGCCGGCGCTGGTGACGGCCGCCGTCGTGCACGGCGAACTGCTCGCACTGCGCCCGTTCACGTCCCACAACGGCCTGGTGGCGCGCACCGCCGAGCGCATCGTGCTGGTCGGCAGCGGACTGGACCCGAAGTCGGTCTGCCCGGCCGAGGTCGGCCACGCCGAGCTGGGCCGCGAGGCCTATCTGGAAGCCCTGGAGGGGTACGTCTCCGGCACCCCGGAGGGCGTGGGCGCCTGGATCGCCCACTGCGGCAGGGCGGTCGAACTGGGGGCGCGCGAGTCGACGGCGGTGTGCGAGGCGCTGCAGCGCGGAGCGGCCTGA
- a CDS encoding HAD-IB family hydrolase — translation MLKGVENHSLPRTAAFFDLDKTVIAKSSTLTFSKSFYQGGLINRRAVLRTAYAQFVFLAGGADHDQMERMRAYLSALCRGWNVQQVREIVAETLHDLIDPIIYDEAASLIEEHHTAGRDVVIVSTSGAEVVEPIGELLGADRVVATRMVVGEDGCFTGEVEYYAYGPTKAEAIRELAESEGYDLSRCYAYSDSATDVPMLESVGHPHAVNPDRALRREALARGWPILDFHRPVRLKQRIPAFSVPPRPALVAVAAIGAAAATAGLVWYANRRRATVA, via the coding sequence ATGCTCAAGGGCGTGGAAAACCACTCCTTGCCCCGCACAGCGGCCTTCTTCGACCTGGACAAGACCGTCATTGCGAAGTCGAGCACGCTCACCTTCAGCAAGTCGTTCTACCAAGGCGGTCTGATCAACCGCAGGGCCGTGCTGCGCACCGCATATGCCCAGTTCGTCTTCCTGGCCGGCGGCGCCGACCACGACCAGATGGAGCGGATGCGCGCGTACTTGTCCGCGCTGTGCCGCGGCTGGAACGTGCAGCAGGTCAGGGAGATCGTCGCCGAGACCCTGCACGACCTGATCGACCCGATCATCTACGACGAGGCCGCCTCCCTCATCGAAGAGCACCACACCGCCGGCCGCGACGTCGTGATCGTGTCCACGTCGGGCGCGGAGGTGGTCGAGCCGATCGGCGAGCTGCTCGGCGCGGACCGCGTGGTGGCGACCCGCATGGTCGTGGGCGAGGACGGCTGCTTCACCGGCGAGGTGGAGTACTACGCCTACGGCCCGACCAAGGCCGAGGCCATCAGGGAACTGGCCGAGTCCGAGGGGTACGACCTCAGCCGCTGCTACGCCTACAGCGACTCGGCGACCGACGTGCCGATGCTGGAGTCCGTCGGGCACCCCCACGCCGTGAACCCGGACCGCGCGCTGCGCCGTGAGGCCCTCGCGCGCGGGTGGCCGATCCTGGACTTCCACCGGCCGGTCCGGCTCAAGCAGCGCATCCCCGCGTTCTCCGTACCGCCGCGTCCGGCGCTCGTCGCGGTCGCCGCGATAGGCGCCGCGGCGGCCACCGCGGGCCTCGTCTGGTACGCGAACCGGCGCCGGGCCACGGTCGCCTGA